In one Ischnura elegans chromosome 13, ioIscEleg1.1, whole genome shotgun sequence genomic region, the following are encoded:
- the LOC124170437 gene encoding uncharacterized protein LOC124170437, with product MASNISAGGSERYVEERVLAGLVTGSLLQHKELLDRLEDVDVRYLRQRTLLHAGVGLGKADWVEELLARGADTGITDDSQQNTLSSAEEMVRQFPEDVDRSEVLRLVTLVHPRDQVIMHRLESSSSSKSADHKTSVDRSNQDIASLKSSVDSLRREMKSLVRQLSSSFEELKSQVCGRDTLLRCLEEAVTSTAEDVTSMKCGPGGGAALSTATSDPVRAKQECVDAMMRRTRIVYGSGVDEMRRFYERLYDEDDLTACVIKYLSGDDRVKVMVEMESEYIGRMRKKAVFLDGTRRNGSELCSFCDFESETVYLGALVNSGNSEGYVCAELACALSQLSLKLVFGNEGRPYSKRDAEQEREWKRALDEVKEERRKRGEGIHVCINYALNSRSQLGRVCYLASAVPEIIAYNRSTEGRSLLQQQAPLLLSLYSNNVMGTLLAKAKR from the exons ATGGCGAGCAACATTTCTGCTGGCGGCTCAGAGCGATATGTTGAGGAGAGGGTTCTTGCTGGATTGGTGACTGGTTCATTGCTCCAGCACAAAGAGCTGCTGGACAGGTTGGAAGATGTAGATGTTCGTTATCTACGGCAAAGAACACTCTTGCATGCTGGAGTGGGACTTGGAAAGGCTGATTGGGTTGAGGAGTTGCTGGCGAGAGGGGCCGACACAGGCATTACAGATGACAGTCAACAGAATACATTGTCTTCGGCTGAAGAGATGGTTCGACAGTTCCCTGAAGATGTGGACCGCTCCGAAGTTCTGAGGTTGGTGACGTTGGTGCACCCGAGAGACCAGGTGATTATGCACCGCCTGGAGTCATCATCGTCCAGTAAGAGTGCCGACCACAAAACATCAGTGGATAGGTCTAATCAGGATATTGCATCTCTCAAGTCCTCCgtggactcattgaggcgagagatgaaatctcttgtgcgacagctgagctcatcCTTCGAGGAACTCAAATCACAGGTGTGTGGACGTGACACGCTGTTGCGTTGTCTGGAAGAGGCCGTGACGTCAACAGCGGAGGATGTGACGTCAATGAAGTGTGGACCTGGAGGGGGGGCTGCATTGAGTACAGCCACATCTGATCCAGTCAGAGCTAAGCAGGAGTGTGTGGACGCCATGATGCGTAGGACACGGATAGTGTATGGAAGTGGAGTTGACGAAATGCGTAGATTCTATGAGAGACTGTACGATGAAGATGATCTCACTGCGTGTGTTATCAAATATTTGAGTGGAGATGATCGGGTGAAGGTGATGGTGGAAATGGAATCCGAGTACATTGGACGGATGAGGAAGAAGGCAGTGTTTTTGGATGGGACTCGTAGGAATGGGAGTGAATTGtgttcattttgtgattttgagagcGAGACTGTGTATTTGGGTGCATTGGTGAATTCTGGTAATAGTGAGGGATACGTATGTGCTGAGTTAGCTTGTGCCCTCTCACAGTTATCCCTGAAATTGGTTTTTGGTAATGAGGGGAGACCTTACAGCAAGAGAGATGCCGAACAGGAGCGCGAGTGGAAGAGGGCTCTGGATGAGGTgaaggaagagaggaggaagaggggagagggaatACATGTATGTATCAATTACGCATTGAATTCTAGGTCACAGTTGGGGAGGGTTTGTTACCTCGCATCTGCTGTCCCTGAGATTATCGCCTATAATAGATCCACAGAAGGAAGATCTCTTCTGCAGCAGCAagcccccctcctcctctctctatATTCTAACAATGTGATGGGAACACTTCTGGCCAAGGCAAAG agATAA